One genomic window of Manihot esculenta cultivar AM560-2 chromosome 16, M.esculenta_v8, whole genome shotgun sequence includes the following:
- the LOC110604162 gene encoding vesicle-associated protein 4-2 isoform X1, translated as MAIADQKSPSDNNNNKVWGFFKLPFRGSNSNTTPSSSSSTHLHNHNNPQIEGSNAHASNSVSSVARSLLPTRRRLKLDPAAKLYFPYEPGKQVRSAIKIKNTSKSYVAFKFQTTAPKSCFMRPPGAILAPGESLIATVFKFVEPPENNEKPVEQKSKVKFKIMSLKVKGAMDYVPELFDEQKDQVSIEQILRVVFLDPEHSCTALEKLKRQLADADAAVEARKKPPEDAGPRIIGEGLVIDEWKERRERYLARQQVEGVDSV; from the exons ATGGCCATAGCTGACCAGAAATCACCTTCTGATAACAATAATAACAAAGTCTGGGGTTTCTTCAAGCTTCCGTTTCGAGGAAGCAACTCCAACACGACACCGTCTTCTTCCTCGTCAACGCATCTTCACAACCACAATAACCCACAAATTGAAGGATCGAATGCTCATGCTTCGAATTCTGTGTCTTCTGTTGCCAGATCGCTTTTGCCAACACGGCGTCGTCTTAAGCTTGACCCTGCCGCTAAGCTCTACTTTCCCT ACGAACCTGGCAAGCAGGTTAGAAGTGCCATCAAAATAAAGAATACTAGCAAATCTTATGTGGCTTTCAAG TTCCAAACAACTGCACCAAAAAGCTGTTTCATGCGACCTCCAGGAGCTATTCTTGCCCCTGGAGAAAGTCTCATAGCAACTG TGTTCAAGTTTGTTGAGCCCCCGGAGAACAATGAGAAACCAGTTGAACAGAAGAGCAaggttaaatttaaaatcatgaGTCTGAAGGTGAAAGGGGCTATGGATTATGTACCTGAGCTG TTTGATGAGCAGAAGGATCAAGTATCAATAGAGCAAATATTGCGAGTTGTTTTCCTAGATCCAGAACATTCATGTACT GCACTGGAGAAGTTGAAGCGCCAATTGGCTGATGCTGATGCTGCAGTTGAGGCACGGAAAAAGCCTCCAGAAGATGCTGGTCCAAGAATTATTGGGGAAGGACTTGTAATAGATGAATGG AAGGAGCGAAGAGAAAGATATCTCGCTCGACAGCAGGTTGAAGGAGTCGACTCTGTATAA
- the LOC110604162 gene encoding vesicle-associated protein 4-2 isoform X2, whose translation MAIADQKSPSDNNNNKVWGFFKLPFRGSNSNTTPSSSSSTHLHNHNNPQIEGSNAHASNSVSSVARSLLPTRRRLKLDPAAKLYFPYEPGKQVRSAIKIKNTSKSYVAFKFQTTAPKSCFMRPPGAILAPGESLIATVFKFVEPPENNEKPVEQKSKVKFKIMSLKVKGAMDYVPELALEKLKRQLADADAAVEARKKPPEDAGPRIIGEGLVIDEWKERRERYLARQQVEGVDSV comes from the exons ATGGCCATAGCTGACCAGAAATCACCTTCTGATAACAATAATAACAAAGTCTGGGGTTTCTTCAAGCTTCCGTTTCGAGGAAGCAACTCCAACACGACACCGTCTTCTTCCTCGTCAACGCATCTTCACAACCACAATAACCCACAAATTGAAGGATCGAATGCTCATGCTTCGAATTCTGTGTCTTCTGTTGCCAGATCGCTTTTGCCAACACGGCGTCGTCTTAAGCTTGACCCTGCCGCTAAGCTCTACTTTCCCT ACGAACCTGGCAAGCAGGTTAGAAGTGCCATCAAAATAAAGAATACTAGCAAATCTTATGTGGCTTTCAAG TTCCAAACAACTGCACCAAAAAGCTGTTTCATGCGACCTCCAGGAGCTATTCTTGCCCCTGGAGAAAGTCTCATAGCAACTG TGTTCAAGTTTGTTGAGCCCCCGGAGAACAATGAGAAACCAGTTGAACAGAAGAGCAaggttaaatttaaaatcatgaGTCTGAAGGTGAAAGGGGCTATGGATTATGTACCTGAGCTG GCACTGGAGAAGTTGAAGCGCCAATTGGCTGATGCTGATGCTGCAGTTGAGGCACGGAAAAAGCCTCCAGAAGATGCTGGTCCAAGAATTATTGGGGAAGGACTTGTAATAGATGAATGG AAGGAGCGAAGAGAAAGATATCTCGCTCGACAGCAGGTTGAAGGAGTCGACTCTGTATAA